The Plasmodium vinckei vinckei genome assembly, chromosome: PVVCY_06 genome contains a region encoding:
- a CDS encoding ribonucleoside-diphosphate reductase large subunit, putative, which translates to MANSIKRLPSTEGEELKKTDSGKIFDDGIKRTPSGKPIQTMYVLNRKGEEEDISFDQILKRIQRLSYGLHELVDPARVTQGVINGMYSGIKTCELDELAAQTCAYMATTHPDFSILAARITTDNLHKNTSDDISKVAEALYTYKDVRGRPASLISKEVYDFIIEHKDRLNKEIDYTRDFNYDYFGFKTLERSYLLRINNKIIERPQHLLMRVSIGIHIDDIEKALETYHLMSQKYFTHATPTLFNSGTPRPQMSSCFLLSMKSDSIEGIFETLKQCALISKTAGGIGVAVQDIRGQNSYIRGTNGISNGLVPMLRVFNDTARYVDQGGGKRKGSFAVYIEPWHSDIFEFLDLRKNHGKEELRARDLFYAIWVPDLFMKRVKENKHWTLMCPNECPGLSESWGEEFEKLYTKYEEENLGKKTVLAQDLWFAILQSQIETGVPYMLYKDACNSKSNQKNLGTIKCSNLCCEIIEYTSPDEVAVCNLASIALCKFVDREKKEFNFKKLYDITKIITRNLDKIIERNYYPIKEAEKSNKRHRPIGIGVQGLADTFMLLRYPYESEEAKELNRRIFETMYYAALEMSVELAQVNGPYESYQGSPASKGILQFDMWNAKVDNKYWDWDLLKKKISMHGLRNSLLLAPMPTASTSQILGNNESFEPYTSNIYYRRVLSGEFFVVNPHLLKDLFDRGLWDEDMKQQLIAHNGSVQYISEIPSDLKELYKTVWEIKQKNIIDMAADRGVFIDQSQSLNIYIQKPTFAKLSSMHFYGWEKGLKTGAYYLRTQAATDAIKFTVDTQVAKNAEKLKNADGIAISREISRETISTESTVTQNACPLRRNNDEPCLMCSG; encoded by the exons atggCTAATAGCATAAAGCGTTTACCTTCAACTGAGGgtgaagaattaaaaaaaactgattctggaaaaatatttgatgaTGGTATTAAAAGAACTCCATCTGGTAAACCAATACAAACTATGTATGTATTAAATAGAAAGGGAGAAGAAGAAGATATTTCTTTTGATCAAATATTAAAGAGAATACAAAGATTATCATATGGTCTTCATGAGTTAGTTGACCCAGCTCGAGTAACACAAGGTGTTATAAATGGAATGTATAGCGGAATTAAAACATGTGAATTAGATGAGCTAGCTGCACAAACATGTGCATATATGGCTACTACACATCCtgatttttctattttagCTGCTAGAATAACTACAGataatttacataaaaacACTAGTGATGATATTTCAAAGGTTGCTGAAGCCTTATATACTTACAAAGACGTTAGGGGTAGACCTGCTAGTCTTATTAGTAAAGAAGTATATGATTTTATTATAGAACATAAAGATcgtttaaataaagaaatagatTATACAAGAGATTTTAATTATGATTATTTTGGATTTAAAACATTAGAGAGGTCTTACTTATTAcgtattaataataaaattattgaaCGTCCTCAACATTTATTAATGAGAGTATCTATAGGAATACATATTGATGATATTGAAAAGGCTTTAGAAACTTACCATTTAATGtctcaaaaatattttactcATGCTACTCctacattatttaattcgGGAACACCAAGACCTCAAATGTCttcatgttttttattatcaatgAAATCTGATTCAATAGAAGGTATATTTGAAACATTAAAGCAATGTGCATTGATCAGTAAAACAGCAGGAGGTATAGGTGTTGCTGTACAAGATATTCGAGGAcaaaattcatatattagAGGAACTAATGGTATATCAAATGGGTTAGTTCCAATGTTAAGAGTTTTTAATGATACAGCAAGATATGTAGATCAAGGTGGcggaaaaagaaaaggtTCTTTTGCTGTATATATTGAGCCATGGCACTCTgatatttttgaatttttagatttaagaaaaaatcaTGGTAAAGAAGAATTAAGAGCTCgtgatttattttatgctATATGGGTACCtgatttatttatgaagagggttaaagaaaataaacacTGGACTTTAATGTGTCCTAATGAATGCCCAGGTTTAAGTGAATCTTGGGGTGaagaatttgaaaaattatatacaaaatatgaagaagaaaatttaGGTAAAAAAACAGTTCTTGCACAAGATTTATGGTTTGCTATATTACAAAGCCAAATTGAAACTGGTGTACcatatatgttatataaaGATGCATGTAATTCTAAATctaatcaaaaaaatttaggGACAATTAAATGTAGTAATTTATGTTGTGAAATTATTGAATATACATCACCTGATGAAGTAGCTGTTTGTAATCTAGCTTCAATTGCATTATGTAAATTTGTTgatagagaaaaaaaagaatttaattttaaaaaattatacgatattactaaaattattactagaaatttagataaaattattgaaaGAAATTATTACCCAATTAAAGAAGCtgaaaaatcaaataaaagacATAGACCTATTGGAATAGGAGTACAAGGATTAGCAGATACATTTATGCTTTTAAGATATCCATATGAATCTGAGGAAGCTAAAGAATTAAATAGAAGAATATTTGAAACTATGTATTATGCTGCTTTAGAAATGTCGGTTGAATTAGCACAAGTAAATGGCCCATATGAATCATATCAAGGTAGTCCAGCAAGCAAAGGAATATTACAATTTGATATGTGGAATGCAAAAGtagataataaatattggGATTGggatttattaaaaaaaaaaataagtatgCATGGATTAAGAAATTCTCTTCTTTTAGCACCTATGCCAACAGCTTCAACTTCACAAATTTTAGGAAATAATGAATCCTTTGAACCATATACAAGTAACATTTATTATAGACGTGTTTTAAGTGGTGAATTCTTTGTTGTCAATCCccatttattaaaagatCTTTTTGATAGAGGTCTTTGGGATGAAGATATGAAACAACAATTAATTGCCCATAATGGAAGTGTCCAATATATTAGTGAAATACCTAGTGACTTGAAAGAATTGTATAAAACAGTTTGGGAAatcaaacaaaaaaatattattgataTGGCTGCTGACCGTGGGGTTTTCATTGACCAG TCTCAATCATTAAACATTTACATACAAAAACCTACATTCGCAAAATTATCCAGTATGCATTTTTACGGATGGGAAAAAGGTTTAAAAACCGGAGCATACTATTTAAGAACTCAAGCAGCAACGGATGCTATTAAATTTACAGTTGACACACAAGTAGCTAAAAATGCagaaaaattgaaaaatgcAGATGGTATAGCTATTAGTAGAGAAATTTCAAGAGAGACAATTTCAACTGAATCAACTGTTACACAAAATGCATGTCCTTTACGCCGTAACAACGATGAGCCATGTTTAATGTGCTCAGGTTAA
- a CDS encoding pantothenate kinase, putative, whose product MGNIIGVECSFNRAHITIVVLNKKIKSKSSNKLNNNIVGGIYNCFSACYNINQNCNYISPICENEKETGSNLSNENYIDKKKDILEYILNIQHIIKNNIQVMILNKNFRQSKDTEFSLNELTKQFNDNSENIDDKFHIYNNFLKKKLNINEDEVGEEIATFYFLTVKVKNIDEAILKCSEQTISNTVINLTGKRSNYIMKKLIKMKGIRKNIYFHKEITCINNCLEFLKNIYPQSLYNFVMGTSDFEKNYEQTGNNEENKQLDLKKNYIENNDSIKCAYPYIIVNMKRVTSYHLINEKNEIYQIGNCFIGYKSVISLFLLITGKLCSLEKLFRIAKKGTNQTFDMTVGDIYGTSYCNAGLSSDLTASCFGSAINIDNIKDIFANHSKQNNGSIKNEVNIFSSSSECDISEECSTDEMDTHYGIDIIPTLTKSINNNRENNNRNYYNNEKWIANKKCLNGHTHKCKYLSDDETAIKKYIKKKSRKQLGEKWNSLTDNELYIRKNYKENYYSSSEESLNCELLKNKKKIQKYYEQIIKKNNSKIKNMYVQENCPNKKAIQMEYDNIENKKEDIISKQNLENIDDPLYNNNTNKNATKHFSNIECDLSKTLLSMIVYNSIYMAYIHSRAYNVKHVFFSGFFLENSACIELLKIYIKFMYHSEEILYFLKFSTYISSLGSALQLLDWEYIFF is encoded by the coding sequence ATGGGGAATATAATAGGAGTCGAATGCTCCTTTAACAGAGCTCATATAACTATTGTTGTgcttaataaaaaaataaagagtAAATCCTCAAATAAGTTAAACAATAACATTGTAGGAGggatatataattgtttttcTGCTTGctataatataaatcaaaattGCAATTACATTTCTCCAATTTGTgagaatgaaaaagaaacagGCAGTAACTTATCAAATGAAAACTATattgacaaaaaaaaagacatattggaatatattttaaatatacaacatataataaaaaataatattcagGTAATGAtcttaaataaaaattttagaCAAAGTAAGGATACtgaattttcattaaatgaattaaCCAAACAGTTTAATGATAATAGTGAGAATATTGATGAtaaatttcatatatataataattttctcaaaaaaaaattaaatattaatgaggATGAAGTTGGTGAAGAAATAGCgacattttatttcttaacTGTTaaggtaaaaaatattgatgaagctatattaaaatgttcAGAACAAACAATTAGTAATACggtaataaatttaacaGGAAAAAGAAGCAactatataatgaaaaaattaattaaaatgaaaggaattaggaaaaatatatatttccacAAAGAAATAacatgtataaataattgtttagaatttttaaaaaatatatatccacaaagtttatataattttgtgaTGGGAACAAGTGAtttcgaaaaaaattatgaacagACAggaaataatgaagaaaataaacaattagacttaaaaaaaaattatattgaaaataatgactCTATTAAATGTGCATATCCATACATCATAGTTAATATGAAACGAGTTACTAGTTATCACcttattaatgaaaaaaatgaaatttatCAAATCGGTAATTGTTTTATTGGATATAAATCGGTTAtatcactttttttattgataaCTGGAAAGTTGTGCTCTCtggaaaaattatttagaaTAGCTAAAAAAGGAACAAATCAAACCTTTGATATGACTGTTGGCGATATTTATGGTACTTCCTATTGTAATGCTGGTCTAAGTAGTGACTTAACTGCATCATGTTTTGGATCTGCTATCAATATCGATAACATTAAAGACATATTTGCCAACCATagtaaacaaaataatggctcgataaaaaatgaggtaaatattttttcaagtAGTAGTGAATGTGATATTAGTGAAGAATGCAGCACTGATGAGATGGATACACATTATGGCATAGATATTATTCCGACCTTAACAAAAAGTATCAACAATAAtagagaaaataataaccgtaattattataacaatgaaaaatggatagctaataaaaaatgtttaaatgGTCACACACacaaatgtaaatatttaagtGATGATGAAAcagcaataaaaaaatatattaaaaaaaaatccagAAAACAATTAGGAGAGAAATGGAACTCTTTAACTGataatgaattatatataaggaaaaattataaagagaattattattcttcGTCAGAAGAAAGTCTTAATTGcgaattattaaaaaacaaaaaaaaaattcaaaaatattatgaacaaatcataaaaaaaaataattcgaaaataaaaaatatgtatgtgCAGGAAAATTgtccaaataaaaaagctATACAAATGgaatatgataatattgaaaacAAGAAAGAAGATATTATATCAAAACAAAACCTCGAAAATATTGATGAtcctttatataataacaatacaaataaaaatgctaCAAAACATTTTAGCAATATAGAATGCGATTTAAGCAAAACTTTATTATCTATGattgtatataattcaaTATATATGGCATATATCCATAGTCGTGCATATAATGTTAAacatgtatttttttcaggtttttttttggaaaattCAGCTTGTATAGAATTActcaaaatttatataaagttTATGTATCATAGTGAGGAaatattatactttttaaaattttctacATATATTAGTAGCTTAGGATCAGCTTTACAACTATTAGATTgggaatatatttttttttaa